The genomic window CACTGTTTGAACTTTAACACCGCTTCTGCTTTAAGTCGGTCACTAAACAAAATGAAGGCACGCTGCCCCAGTCTACTGTAGCACTGAGCTTCAGATCTACAGAGCAGATTAAAAACACgatcacagcaaaaaaaaaaaaaaaaaaaaagaacaaacgcCATGAAATGCGTTAAACCAGAGAATGCTcctaaatttgaaaatgaataaaactctgcacaaactgaaatacaagaagctcatttttaaacacaggcACAAAACAGAGCCAgacatttcagaaaactgcaaatataaCATGTTAAACATCATCAAAATTATGCTGTGTTTTTAGTtcaattgcaaaataaaaaaaactactttttatatTCTGCATTCATCTTaaacatttgtagttttttgttgttgtttcttgtcacgaatacatattaaaaatgaaaggtATGAACAAGAAAGTCTGTAACTAGACAACATGAAATCAAAATCCTACAGACAATAAAAGTTAACAAATATGGTAATAACTTAGGAAGATTTACAGAGTTTCTGTGAAATCTGGagaagtcaaagtaaaaaaaaaaaaaaaatctatgcagttatttagttattatttatttatttagttataatgtgtatttatttgttctttctttctctttggaaaaagaaaacagactaaAGAAAATGTCTTACCTTTCCATCCAATCTTTCATACTGAATACTTACTTTAAATTTTTACCGAACCTTTGCATTTATATCTTAAAATGTTCCGGAAGATGACAGAGAACCCCAAAAATGACCAtggaaaaatacagaatttgACATGAAAATGTGGGGAAAAGAGGATTTGGGTAACTGAGTTCAGGTTCCTCTTACATTGCTCTTAGCAAACTCTCCCTGAGCTCCAGTCAGTTGAAACTGTCCAAATGCTTCGGCGCCACATTCGCATGTGAGAACCAGCGTCATTTAGACTTGCTACTGTAGATTAAGGGGGAACAAAGTAACGTAACTGCATTTTCCCCTCTTTCAGCTGTCATCCCTCTGACCGACTCCGAGCACAAGCTGCTGGCACTCCATTTTGCTGTGGATCCTGGTGTGGACTGGGAGTGGGGAAGGGATGACAATGACAACACCAAGCTAGCCAGGTAAGCCTGAAACATCACCAGCTGAAGCGTATCAGCAAAGCACACAGAGGTACTGACAGTAAACAGTTCTGCCCGTCCATCCATCGACCTCCTTGCATGTTACGTGTTGGGATTTAACTGTGACTATTGGCTTTGGGTCacttcaaaaaggaaaaaagatcGAAAGATTTCAGGCAGGTGTCGCATTTGTCCAGAAGTGGGCTCTGGAAATCTGCAACGCCTTCACTTGAGTTTTGAAAGGTTTATTTAAGGGGTTTGATTTTATATACTTTAAGATTATTGTGCCAAAAAAAACTACACTATGACACACAGAAAAAATGCTTTGTCCATCTCTGAGTGCATCCTTCATGGATTTCCTTTAGAGGACTGCAGATATCATTCATACAGCTCAACTTATGTAATCCTTCTGCATGCTTCCAATAGATATGTTACTGATATGTTTGTCAGATGtaattgtgttttcttcttttaaaaagtgtatttatatTGTTCTGCAGTCTGATCTTGTCCCTGGAGGCCAAACTCAACCTGCTGCACAACTACATGAATGTAACATGGATCCGAATTCCCTCTGAAACaagggtaatttttttttcagctgtcaCATGTGTGTCGTATTTGTCATGGTTAATTTAGCTTTATAGAGACTCCCTTGTTCCAGATGTTTCTGAAACCCCTTGGTTCCCGTCAGTCGGTTCTATTTTGTGTCAGAATGCGATGATCTCTCACATTTGTGGTTATGAGTCACGGAAAACCAGAAAATTGTTTGTTTCCCAACAGTTTTTAGACAATTTCTACTTTAGATCTTTCCAGTTCTTGCTTAGAGATCTTGCGAAGAGATCAATACCGTTTGGATTATTTTGCATGTGTTATGTTAGATTTTTGAGGGAAAATCATTCATAAattcatgcatatttttaagCTGAAAACAGAATACATAGTTTTTAACAGTGTGGCATGCATACAACTTCAGTCTCTTTTACTCTGatcccctaaataaaacccagcaccaatatttttgttcaaaagtCACTTTGTCCACCTTTGTGTAATCTGGATATAAATCCAGATGATCAGTGAAAGCCCCACTGTGTCAAGACAATAGAAAGCAAAAAGCATCATGAACACCAAGGGACAGAGCAGACAGGGCCAAGATAAGGTTATGGAGACATTTAAAGCATGGTAAGGCTATAAAATAATACGCAAAGCTTAGAAAAGAAAGTTTACATTTCAATTTCAAATCtaccaatatatatatatatccacataaaatatcagaaaagcTGCCCTAAGAGGCCAGTGGTAACTCTGAGGGAGCTACAGGGATTCATGACTTGGGTGTGCAGTAATCTATCAACAGGACAGTTATTGTTTGTACACGTTACAAATCTGGATTTTAGCACAAAGAATGTCACTGTTGAGagaaagtcataaaaagtcTCACTTAAAAATTTTCCACGCAGGAGACGCAGCAAACAGCTCTAGTGGGGTGAAACCAAAATTTAACTTTATCGCTACAAAAACACtacatataaaagaaaacaaacactccaCATCTACATGAACACACCATTCCACCACTGGTGAACAATGACGGTGGCAGCGTTACATTGAGGGCATGCTTTTCTTCAGAGGGGATACAAAGCTGGAAAAGCATTGATGAGAAGATTGCGTGGAGCTAAACACAGTATAATCCTAGCAGAATACCTGGTAGACTAAATACATAGGCACtacaaacttttttcttattttctgggAAAACGTTTCGTTTTTATcctgtctttttcattttacaatagTACACTATTTTTGTGAGCCTGTCACCTACAAttccaaataaatacataatgaTAAATACATCCGAAAAAGTTTAAGAGTAAGGTgtgatcaaatttaaaatgtatttattgttgtgtgtgtttggctttTTTGCAGGCTCCCCTGGCTCAGCCAGAGTCTCCTACAGCCTCTGCAGGTGAGGATGTCCAGTCTCTTGCTGAGTCCATGGACTCTGACCGCGAGTCTGTCGGCAGCAACTCAAACATTAACACCGGGAAGCCCAGCAAAGAAAAGGACAAAGACAAGCAGCGCAAGGACAAGAGTCGAACTGACTCTGTAGCTAACAGATTAGGAAGCTTTAGCAAAACGCTCGGTATCAAGCTGAAGAAGAACATGGGAGGTTTGGGAGGACTTGTGCACAGCAAAATGAACAAGTCGAACTCTGGCTCAGGTCGTAATGGGGAAAATGGAGGGGAAAAGGCAAAGAAGAAGGAGTCAAAGGCAACCAAAGGGAGCAAGGAAGATTCAGGCCATTCAACCAGCTCCACTTCCTCCGAGAAAGCCACAAGTCCCTCCCCTACAGATGGAGACAGACCGTCGAGTTCTTCCCCGACTGAGAGACAGGACAGCACGGGGCGAGGCTCAGGGGACAAGTCCTTGGAAAACTGGAAATACAGCACAGATGTCAAGCTTAGCCTCAATATCCTGCGGGCTGCCATGCAGGGGGAGCGCAAGTTCATATTTGCAGGACTGCTGCTGACCAGCCATAGACACCAGTTCCACGAGGAGATGATCAGCTACTATCTGACAAACGCCCAGGAGCGCTTCAGCCAGGAGCAGGAGCAAAGGAGGAAGGAGGCAGAAAAGAAGCCTCCTGCCACTACCGAAGTGTCCTCAAAGAAGCCGGAGCACGAGAGCGTCTTCCAGAGGGAGAGGTCTGACAGCTCTCCTCCGGAGAGCTGCTCTCCCGTCCTGCCTCACCACACCTACAGCAACCCGCAACCGTTGCTCAGTCTCAAGACGCAGGGCAGAAACAGTCCCATTCCTGCAGCCAATCTCTCTACCGTCCAAGTCCCTCCTCTCACCCCTCCGCCGAGCTCGCATCACATCTCCCACCCAGCCCCCGCCTCAGCCCCTGCGCCTTACTCCTCTCCCAGCATCGGTGCTAAGAGACCCGGACCCATCCCTGTGTCTGCCCACTACAGCCATACGCCGCCCATCCAGAGGCACAGTGTCATCCACTTACAAGATGTCAACATGCAATCCTCCATCTTCCAAGATGACCCCTACAAGCCAGTGGTGGGCACCCTCAAGACATGCGCCACCTACCCCCAGCAGAACCGCACGCTCTCCTCCCAGAGCTACAGCCCCGCGCGCCTGTCGGGGGTCCGCACAGTCAACACCATGGACACGCTGTCCTACAACATGCCCGGCGAACACAAGTCCCACACGTACACCAACGGATTCAATGCGGGAGACATTCAGGACTGCCTCGAGTTCGCCGACGAGGACAGCGTGCCTCACACCTGGCTCGGTCCAGACAAGACCAAAGGGCGGAGCTCCGGGAGCCCTTTGTACTGCTTTCAGCAGCGCCGCTGCAAAAGGGAGAACTGCTCCTTCTACGGGAGGCCGGAGACGGACAACTACTGCTCCTACTGCTACAGGGAGGAGCTGAAGCGCAGGGAGAGGGAGGGCAAGGTCCACAGGCCTGTATAGCCATCACCGCTACTTTCAGCATCAACGCAGCCGCAGGACACCTGAGGGAACAACACCATCCACTCTCcgcatttggaaaaaaaaagaaactaacaaaaatCATAATATCGAGAATTTCCTGGGTTTGTTGAGTAATGCTCGTGCGTTCCTGTCCCCAGTCCCTTGTTACCTCACGACGAGGGAAGCAGAACTTGAAACAGTGAGCAACTTTGGCCagattttaggttgttttttttttagttctttttacTTCTGTCCCATCAAATTTAGCCTTTTACTTGTTTTAGAGTAAAAGTTTACCTCTGTGATGTAAATTTATGTGCAAGAAagctctttatttttcaaagtgcaAAAAGATTTGCATCTCATCAGGAAGGGACATTTTAGCTCTTTTAATCAGTTGAATGCAATACCTCTGCCTGGAGCTCCATGGGATATTTGTAGTTGTTTTGCAATCAAGAGAAGTTTAATGGGGGGTTAATATTAGACTTTAAAGCAATAAATTGGTGATTTTTTGCTACACTCTCTCCCGGTTTTGTCTATGCACCAGTAATATGGATACTGTAGGTTAACTGTGTCTTGTGACTCGTAAAGGAACGTCACAGCGTGCTTTTTGTAAACGAATTTGAgatacagaaattaaaaacgTGTAAGAGTTTTAGACTGTAATGTTGGATTAGAATGAAATGTTGAActctcatttgttttgtgtaccttttgtttcagttttttttttttttttgccatgttgAAGGGGTTTGCCGTGTCAGAATTGGACTCGAAATATTGTGTGATATCACGTTTCACATTCTTGCACGTATCCTAAAATCCACAAGCACTGCCACGCTGGcttcttaacaaaaaaaacaactaattacAATCAAAAttctcaacatttttctgtGCCAAACACTTTACAACTGCTTCTCAAATATGCAGTGATTGTGGTGTGTCTCTCTGAGTTGCCTGTCGACCAATCTGCTCCGTAAATGTGTGTAGATGAGACAAACTCTTGAGTCGTGACTGCAGGCTgatgtgtgtgggtttttttttttttgttgtttttttttgggttcTTCTTGGTTTTTTTGTCTCAAGTGTTATTACGTGTCTCTAGCACCCTCCTCCCCCCCTTCCCACACCCACACAACACGACGTGCAATCATGCTAACAGCACTACGGTATGTGGTGACCTGCAGGAAAACGGAAAACAAGTCGCCGGGTCAGCGTGAGGTTATTGTTCTTCCTCATCCAGAGGCCGGTTCAAAATAAGCACCTGCTGCTACGAGCACCTCAAGCCTTTGTGATCTTCAGTGCTTTAACCAATCAGTgggatttttaaaagattttaaaaaaagaaacaaaaagaaacccgGGGCCTATTAAGTGCTTTCTGCTCATTTGACATGACTACTGTAAAGATgcagtgtttgtgttgctgtttgtcCTGGTGACGCTTGGATTATGTGCCATGCTGTCCTTAACAAAGTGTGTCCTGGCCAAGGATGTCCACTGCTCCCTGGGTTTGCTTCTGTCTCTCTCCTGTACACACTGCAGTGTTGCTCCCCTCTGTTTCTCTGTGACCAGTTCATGGACTCCCACCATGTTAGGACTGTAAGATATGATTTTGTATTCCTTTGAGAGTTTTAcactactttaaattattaatttgcaCATTAGgtacaaatgtaaatatgaaaaaaaatagtctaTTGTTACAAACCTGCCGTGtctgtgtattatttatttttgaaacaggTTGGAACTGGGCGTCCCGATACGTTGATGATGCTCCCCTGTTGTTGCTTATCCAAACTCAGCTTTATCAGTCTTTGAAGTTAACCAGCGTCAAACAGGCAGACTGCTATAGTCTCACATAGTGTCTTGCAAAAGCACtgatatttctaaaatgttttcacattttgtcctgttgccaccacaaactttgatttgttttatgaagAATTTACGCGATAAACTCACACAGGATAGTGCAAATTAAACCATCTGATGAAATGCTTTGTATCATGGAATCATAGCTACAAATGTTTTGGACTATGTCTTTGCCAGCTTTGCAACCTCTAGACTTTTGGCATATTCTCCTTTAGAACATGGCTCAATTTCAAGCAGGCTGAAATCGATCAGTTAACATCAGTTTTAACTTCTCAGATAGTAAGCCATTaaggaaaacaaccaaaatcGGCTTTCGGTTGTTGTCTTTTGTGGTGAGCCTTGCCACTCTCAATCCATCAGGTTTTGGGATGATGTCCCCATCACCGGGTTTCACCACGGCGATGGtgtgtttaaactttaaactgatctacaatgtttgttttctaccaTACATGGGCACATAGATTTAGGGTAAAAATTGAAGAAGTACTGCTCTCCACTGACCACTGCTGATTCACCATATGCTACGTATGACTGATGCTCTTCATATCTGGCCTGTCAGTTTAAAGCATAAATTGACGTTTGAGGTTGCAacatggcaaaatgtggaaaatttcaTGGATTATCAGTAGTGTTCTAAATCATCTTATTAGAgaaactggcagttttggtaaaggtaattttttttctcaaaatggaCACCCTTGAGCACACAGGGCAATTAATCAAACTGGTTTCAAACAAAGTCCACTGCTGGGTTGTtcaatttgacaaaatatagaGATCATATCTAGAATCATGCTAAATTACATCACAGGACAAAGACATATTAAAACATGGAGGGTACAAACACCTAATGTAAGCCGTTTAACACAGATTGGTACGCAAAAGAAACTCCTCGTAAACTTGTACTCTGCAACATGTTCAGCCTTGCTATTTTAATTGCTGTTTACTTTTAAACACTGCTACCGCTAACTATGGCTGTGCTAGCATCTCTGCTTTCGACCTGTTAAGTTTCCGTATCTCTTTGCCACCAAAAGGAGGGGCTGCAGCTACCCATCAACCTGTGTTTTACGCATTTAGTGAtagctacatttttaaaaagactgcTAAAATGATTCAAGTTTGAAAACTTTAGAAAAGCCTAAAACAAAGGACACTTGTATCTTAATATTGTGGTtagatatatttaattttattcacaataagACTTTATAGCTCCAGTTTGGAAAGAACATCCTCAAACATTTCTTACCACAGGAGTTTTGGTTGGAAGAAAAgatctgtttttccttctttttaaatGACCTGAGCCAGAGTtgcagggggggggggatgacTCCTACCAAAATTGCTTTCGGGTTACTGAAATGAGGATCTTCAGTGAGCTGCCAAGTAGGACAGCCTTCCAGGCTCAGAGCTGTAACTGTGCCTTCTAACTCCAGAGACACTTTGTTGCCAGAAGAATCGACATCCTGCTGATAAACTGGTGCTAacgaaaagaaaaagcagaaaaagtctGCAAACACTTTGGTGAGAGGTGTCTCTTAGTTTCTCACatcattaaataaaagtgaggTTTTTCTGCATGTGAGCATGTTGGGACAAAATGGCTTTAAACACCCCACAAACTGACTCACGGGATATTCTGAGAGATTTATTTATCATCGCAGCAGTGTGGGGCTGAAGTTAATTACGGCttcatttaatcttttaatgCAGGAAGGGTTGCCGTTTACGAACAGTTCTGCAAGACATGTTTCATGCTGTAGCTCTTTCAGAAAGATAAGTCGTGATGTAAATCAGTAAATCATTTGCAATCTGTTTATGCAGCagtgttgaaaacaaaacataaatggcTGAAACTAAGaaatgctttgaaaacagcTCTAACCAATCAGAATTTGAACTGATCCTGCAATTTAAACACACCAAATGACCATAAGTGGTCAAAATCTTGTGACTGATGGGTGTATTAGCCTAAAATCTGTGAGTGACTTGCCAAACCACCAAACACATAATTTGAGCGTAGACATTATTTTGTGGAGGAATTTGGTGTATAAATTAACAGATatatcaacaacaaaaaaaaaacatcaaaagtgaacattttattttggactgCATTTGCTTTCCTTCCAATTGAAGAGTTAAAATGCCAACATGCAggtggaaaaataattttaaaaaagttaacagAGAGGTGAAAGTCCATTAAGGCTCCCAAGTGGAACATAAAATTAGATTACAGTGTGGCTTCtcattatgaaaatgtttcaagGTTGTTTCAAACCCGCAACATTTTCCTTATTTCTGCAAGCTGAAGAGCAATTGCAAATGCAGAACCAACTTCTCATGTTTGTTCAGTGCCTTCTCAgttcaaaacagaaagtaaGTTTCTAGCCTCCTGCTCACCCTGTGCCCAATTCTCCAGAATCATCTCCCTCCACAATAAATAATTGCTGCCTTCTTTGTAATTGTTGACTAATACACCAATCAGTTGCACAGCACACCAAAGAACCGTTCTTAGTGTGTATTCTCCTGTGCACCACTAACACACCCAGCAACTGTAGAGTCGTTTGAGGATTTCTAGAGTTGGGTGGTTTGGGTGCAGGGCATTTTTCAAACAACCGAAACCTTTGTCTGACTGATTCGAGGCAGGTGAGGTCTTAATTTCTACATgcataaaactgatttatgaaGTACCTCTGAAATGTTTTGCCACCCCTGGAGAACGGGACGTTAAAACATCGCACAGTAATGCGTAAGAAAAGGACTTTAGATTTGAGTTAGACTGTGGAGAGTTTATCCATGTCAATTAATAAATGGTTTCTGTAAAATTACCTTGGCCATTCTTACTTTGCTAATAGTATTTACAacttaagttgttttttccagcaCTATACATAATTGTGTGCAAATTAAGTACAATCAAATTATATctgcattaaaacaaagaagagcCTTTAAACTTGGTATAGGCGAGgatacaatttaaaaagtcagattaaagTATAGAGACACAATAATGTACACTGCACAAAGGTCTGTGAAAGGCCTTTGAATTCAGAAGGATGTAACCTGGAGAACGAAATACTACCACtgtaaatatgaatatatatatactgtaaaaatatatttacaaggGTAATATTATGAAATGGATCTGGATATGGTAACATATTTGCATGCATAGTATATTGCTTGTGTTTAGAATGTGATCAGGCAAATGAACTTTGAGATTATGCAAAGTCACAACACACATACTACAAAATGCAAACGACTCAGTGCCGCTGCtggttttacagacaaaaaaaaaaaagaacaaacaaaaaaaaatgaattcatacatttttatataaatatctaACAAATGTGGGCAGGTTAAACATTTATCACTCGTTACCTTTCAAAGTAACCAAACTTGAAAACTATTCCTTTAAATCTTGATGACTTCATGTGAGGTGTCTGCATTTTATGTCCGTTGCTCGTCCCACAAAGCTACCTCAGGGCCTCCACATTCTCAGTAGTGTTTCCTCAGTGAGGCAGCTTCTATATTAAGCCCTGAATTAGACTGAGCGCATTGTTCACCTTCtcagattttctgtcttttgaatTTGCATGAGGAGCCttccttttaaatttcaaaagaaCAACTACTTGCTTTGCTTGTTTGGCAGAAGCCTAATTTAAGGCAGACATATTGTAAAATGGACTCAATCTATTTCTAACTGGCGCTGAAACACTGtataaatattgtatttgttgCATCTTTTTCCTCCCTGCTGTGATTAGGATTCCTTTGAAGCTTTTACCTGAGCACATAGCTCATAAATTTGGATTCTTATGGTAATCAGGCATCTCATTAATACCAATTAAATTCAAGTGTGGAACCAATAAACTCCTCCTGTAAtgatataaattatatatttggGTTTCATCTGCACACTTCTCCAAACAATTCCCTCTCAGCAAACAGGAGCCTGCTCTCCCTGACTGCATTTACAGGTCTGTTTTCAACAGGGCTTCTGCGTTTGATGCCTCCGCTGCTGTGAGTGCTATGCCAAGCCCCTTCCCACCCACCTCCCATAGCTAAGCCTTATTCTCAGCCAGTGCCAGCCTCCAATATGTGCACTCATCTCATCCGCGCTGTGAGATCTTAGCACCAGCTCGGCCGTACACTACGCTGGAGAGTGGGTGGCATCACATGGCCCGCCGTCCTACCTTCTGGGAGTTGGCTTGGAAGATTGTGCAAACACAGAGGCCCCAGTGTGATTAAGACCACCACTCCTGCGGGTTCTGACCAGCTCCTTCCCCCTTCCCTGCTTGTGGAGTAATTCTACCGATTCTCAAATCATAGTTGCCCACACACCTCAGTGGAGCATAGACCCTTTCCAGCCAGCGGAGCCTCCCACGCCTCGGATGATTTGAGGACAACTTGTACCACCCAAACGCTCTCTCATttgtgttgtgctttttttgtacTCACTGTCCTCTACTTCAGAAAAGAAGAATATTTTAAGTTTCTGAGCCTAAGTTTCTGCTGGGTGCAAAATCTCACGTGGGAACTGTGCTGACAATCCAAAGAAAAACTGTGACTATAGAGATAAATCAATCAAAGTGAAACCGCCTCTTCCACCCCCACATCCTGTCTGCAGGGTGATACTAGCAGAGATGAGTTCCCGCTGCTCGTATAAATGTCTGTACTTTGCCCCGCGTCTGCAGCAGTGTACCTTGGTTAAAAGAAGAAGCCTGGCTTCTCGTGACATTCAAATCCATCAGATTTAGACAGAACATCTACAAAGGCGTGCATCTTTTGCACAGTTCTGGTATGCGCAAAAGATGCGCATAAGATAATTATCAGCAGAGTT from Poecilia reticulata strain Guanapo linkage group LG6, Guppy_female_1.0+MT, whole genome shotgun sequence includes these protein-coding regions:
- the otud7a gene encoding OTU domain-containing protein 7A, which translates into the protein MTLDMDAVLSDFVRSTGAEPGLARDLLEGKNWDLSAALNDYEELRQVHTANLPQVFNEGRYYKQPETRETPSHVSKIDRPCAQKQEDNAQEKRLSRGISHASSAIVSLARLQVANECTSEQFPLEMPIYTFQLPDLSVYSEDFRSFIERDLIEQSTMMALEQAGRLNWWSTMCTSCKKLLPLATTGDGNCLLHAASLGMWGFHDRDLMLRKSLYTMMKSGAERDALKRRWRWQQTQQNKESGLVYTEEEWEREWNELLKLASSEPRTHLSKNGNTSGGVDNSEDPVYESLEEFHVFVLAHVLRRPIVVVADTMLRDSGGEAFAPIPFGGLYLPLEVPPSRCHCSPLVLAYDQAHFSALVSMEQRDQQREQAVIPLTDSEHKLLALHFAVDPGVDWEWGRDDNDNTKLASLILSLEAKLNLLHNYMNVTWIRIPSETRAPLAQPESPTASAGEDVQSLAESMDSDRESVGSNSNINTGKPSKEKDKDKQRKDKSRTDSVANRLGSFSKTLGIKLKKNMGGLGGLVHSKMNKSNSGSGRNGENGGEKAKKKESKATKGSKEDSGHSTSSTSSEKATSPSPTDGDRPSSSSPTERQDSTGRGSGDKSLENWKYSTDVKLSLNILRAAMQGERKFIFAGLLLTSHRHQFHEEMISYYLTNAQERFSQEQEQRRKEAEKKPPATTEVSSKKPEHESVFQRERSDSSPPESCSPVLPHHTYSNPQPLLSLKTQGRNSPIPAANLSTVQVPPLTPPPSSHHISHPAPASAPAPYSSPSIGAKRPGPIPVSAHYSHTPPIQRHSVIHLQDVNMQSSIFQDDPYKPVVGTLKTCATYPQQNRTLSSQSYSPARLSGVRTVNTMDTLSYNMPGEHKSHTYTNGFNAGDIQDCLEFADEDSVPHTWLGPDKTKGRSSGSPLYCFQQRRCKRENCSFYGRPETDNYCSYCYREELKRREREGKVHRPV